In the bacterium genome, one interval contains:
- a CDS encoding GAF domain-containing protein, producing the protein MPDVAPPEDADQLRKELERYRLVVTDLQSKIGKLEEELSAAATMAEVPAVVVTQPELRQTLSRLIKKVAMIVQAEKVVLMLYNAEIGELGVLQPALGITEDQATRLSLRPDQGVTGIVFGSNKPLVYNDALSDPRTDKDGVSLLRVRNGIAVPLAIQQRDEEERVIDERVIGVMHVFNKRYEQDFNDDDVRLLEMLADQAAAVISNAQLYIELTEKKQELEDTFESIHSGVIVVSPRGVVRLINPAACSMLSLHNGTYAGQNIKDVVTEKAVLELFQETFRGNKELTREIGLDGGRHIYQAETSMMGDENGDTHSVVAIFNDITEIRQVERMKTAFVSTVSHELRTPLTSIKGFIATLIDDTDGIYDDETRMEFYNIIDTECDRLTRLITDLLNISRIESGRGIDIILSEVSLNELATQVTRSQQTYTDRHKVFTTIPEDFPHITADSDKVTQILDNLVGNAVKYSPDGGNVVVAAEDEGTTVRIDISDEGLGVPEHHRDKIFQRFHMVDDDVDHKAVKGTGIGLYLVKHLAQAHGGDVWLARSDVGKGSTFSVRLPKQPKVDEKAANAIGGG; encoded by the coding sequence GGTACCGCCTCGTTGTCACGGACCTGCAGTCCAAGATCGGCAAGCTGGAGGAAGAGCTGAGCGCCGCCGCCACCATGGCGGAGGTTCCTGCCGTCGTCGTCACGCAGCCCGAGCTGCGCCAGACGCTCTCGCGCCTGATCAAGAAAGTCGCGATGATCGTGCAGGCCGAGAAAGTCGTGCTCATGCTCTACAATGCCGAGATTGGCGAGTTGGGAGTGCTCCAGCCCGCTCTCGGGATCACCGAGGACCAGGCAACCCGTCTCTCTCTGCGCCCTGACCAAGGCGTGACCGGCATCGTCTTCGGCAGCAACAAGCCCCTCGTCTACAACGACGCCCTGTCCGACCCCCGCACCGACAAGGATGGAGTCTCGCTGCTGCGCGTGCGCAACGGCATTGCCGTCCCGCTGGCGATCCAGCAGCGCGACGAGGAAGAGCGCGTCATTGACGAGCGCGTCATTGGCGTCATGCATGTGTTCAACAAGCGCTATGAGCAGGATTTCAACGACGACGATGTGCGCCTGCTGGAGATGCTGGCCGACCAGGCCGCAGCCGTCATCTCCAACGCTCAACTCTACATCGAGCTGACGGAGAAGAAGCAGGAACTCGAGGACACCTTCGAGAGCATCCACTCCGGTGTCATCGTGGTGAGTCCCCGTGGGGTGGTGCGCCTCATCAACCCGGCCGCGTGCAGCATGCTGAGCCTGCACAACGGCACCTACGCCGGCCAGAACATCAAGGACGTCGTCACCGAGAAGGCGGTCCTGGAGCTGTTCCAGGAGACGTTCCGGGGTAACAAGGAACTGACCCGCGAGATCGGGCTGGATGGCGGGCGCCACATCTACCAGGCCGAGACGTCGATGATGGGCGATGAGAACGGCGACACCCACAGCGTGGTGGCCATCTTCAACGACATCACCGAGATCCGGCAAGTCGAGCGCATGAAGACCGCGTTCGTCTCCACCGTTTCCCACGAGCTGCGCACCCCGTTGACCTCCATCAAGGGCTTCATCGCGACCCTCATTGACGACACCGACGGCATCTACGACGATGAGACGCGGATGGAGTTCTACAACATCATTGACACGGAGTGCGACCGCCTGACCCGTCTGATCACCGATCTGCTCAACATCTCGCGGATCGAGTCCGGGCGGGGCATTGACATCATCCTGTCCGAAGTGAGCCTGAACGAGTTGGCGACCCAGGTCACCAGGTCCCAGCAGACCTACACAGACCGGCACAAGGTCTTCACGACCATTCCGGAAGACTTCCCCCACATCACCGCTGACTCGGACAAGGTCACCCAGATCCTGGACAATCTCGTGGGCAACGCGGTCAAGTATTCGCCCGACGGCGGCAACGTGGTTGTGGCCGCTGAGGACGAGGGGACCACGGTGCGCATAGACATCAGCGACGAAGGTCTGGGGGTGCCCGAGCACCACCGCGACAAGATCTTCCAACGCTTCCACATGGTGGACGACGACGTGGACCACAAGGCCGTCAAGGGCACGGGCATCGGCCTGTACCTGGTCAAGCACCTGGCTCAGGCCCACGGCGGCGACGTGTGGCTAGCACGGTCCGACGTCGGCAAGGGCTCGACCTTCAGCGTACGACTGCCCAAACAACCGAAAGTGGATGAGAAGGCAGCCAACGCCATCGGCGGCGGCTAG
- the rpiB gene encoding ribose 5-phosphate isomerase B: MRIAIGCDHGGFVLKPGIRGVIEALGHETLDVGTCSEDPVDYVDFAAGVARAVAGGEADLGVLICGTGIGMSIAANKVPGAYAARAEECYSARMARLHNGANILCVGARTTGPELAKEAVRTFLTTEPSPEERHARRRAQIRALEGR, encoded by the coding sequence ATGAGAATCGCCATCGGTTGCGATCACGGTGGCTTCGTGCTCAAGCCCGGGATCCGGGGCGTCATCGAGGCACTGGGCCACGAAACGCTTGACGTGGGCACCTGCAGCGAAGACCCGGTAGACTACGTGGACTTCGCGGCGGGCGTGGCGCGGGCAGTGGCCGGCGGCGAGGCCGATCTGGGCGTGCTCATCTGCGGCACCGGCATCGGCATGAGCATCGCGGCGAACAAGGTGCCGGGCGCGTACGCCGCGCGCGCGGAGGAATGCTACAGCGCGCGCATGGCACGGCTGCACAATGGCGCGAACATTCTGTGTGTCGGGGCCCGCACGACCGGCCCGGAGTTGGCCAAGGAGGCCGTGCGGACGTTCCTGACGACCGAGCCCTCCCCCGAAGAGCGCCACGCGCGGCGGCGTGCACAGATCCGGGCGCTCGAGGGCCGCTAG
- a CDS encoding cytidine/deoxycytidylate deaminase family protein, whose product MSEHPPANRPRHDVLQQTERPSWDDYFMEIAHVVAKRSTCLSRQVGCVLVRDRRILTTGYNGPPQGLAHCEDLGGCLRARMGIPRGQRHEICRACHAEQNAILQAAVHGVALQGDVTCYTIGLPCVTCAKMLINANVRRIVYRDPYPDELAHEMLTEAGVALVHWQAPGERTGS is encoded by the coding sequence ATGAGCGAACACCCACCAGCGAACCGGCCGCGCCACGACGTGCTGCAGCAGACGGAGCGCCCCTCCTGGGATGACTACTTCATGGAGATCGCGCACGTGGTGGCCAAACGCTCGACCTGTCTCTCGCGGCAGGTGGGTTGTGTGCTGGTGCGCGACCGGCGCATCCTGACCACCGGGTACAACGGGCCGCCCCAGGGCCTGGCGCACTGCGAGGACCTCGGTGGTTGCCTGCGGGCGCGCATGGGCATTCCGCGGGGGCAGCGCCATGAGATCTGCCGCGCCTGCCACGCCGAGCAGAACGCCATCTTGCAGGCCGCCGTCCATGGCGTGGCGCTGCAGGGCGACGTCACCTGCTATACCATTGGCCTGCCGTGCGTCACGTGTGCCAAGATGCTCATCAACGCCAATGTGCGGCGAATCGTCTACCGGGACCCTTACCCCGATGAGTTGGCGCACGAGATGCTGACCGAAGCGGGCGTGGCGCTGGTGCACTGGCAGGCCCCGGGGGAGCGGACCGGCTCGTGA
- a CDS encoding undecaprenyl/decaprenyl-phosphate alpha-N-acetylglucosaminyl 1-phosphate transferase: MSHALLALLIAAVVALALTLPVRSLAFRIGAVAQPGGRRIHQKPTAQAGGLAIYAGVWVALLVFNWPLQAPYLGMLIGSALLLVMCLADDIKNLSPWLRLVGQFVVAAIAFYGGVAVHGVTNPLSALGTYHYISLGWWSAPLTIIWVMAITNAMNWLDGLDGLVAGVAALAGLTIMVGAGTTGIPVVAVAAGALAGGCLGFLPYNFNPAKIFMGDTGAMFLGYMLACIAVIGPFKMATTVAVLVPLLVLGVPIFDTVTGIIRRLAAGKSPMAPDRGHIHHRLIDRGLTVRQAVLFIYLMTAMLCLAALILWRWRVGA; the protein is encoded by the coding sequence GTGAGTCACGCGTTGCTGGCGTTGCTGATCGCGGCGGTGGTGGCACTGGCGCTGACCTTGCCGGTGCGTAGCCTGGCCTTCAGGATCGGGGCCGTGGCGCAACCGGGGGGGCGGCGGATCCACCAGAAGCCGACTGCCCAGGCGGGGGGCCTGGCGATCTACGCCGGCGTATGGGTTGCGTTGCTGGTCTTCAACTGGCCGCTGCAGGCGCCTTATCTGGGCATGCTCATCGGTTCGGCACTGCTGCTGGTGATGTGTCTGGCCGACGACATCAAGAACCTGTCGCCCTGGTTGCGGCTGGTCGGGCAGTTTGTGGTGGCCGCCATCGCCTTCTACGGCGGCGTGGCTGTCCACGGGGTGACCAACCCGCTGAGCGCCCTGGGCACCTATCATTACATCTCGCTGGGGTGGTGGTCGGCGCCGCTGACCATCATCTGGGTCATGGCCATCACCAATGCCATGAACTGGCTGGATGGCCTGGACGGCCTGGTAGCGGGCGTCGCGGCCCTGGCCGGCCTGACGATCATGGTCGGGGCCGGGACCACCGGCATCCCGGTGGTGGCAGTGGCCGCCGGCGCACTGGCCGGCGGCTGCCTAGGCTTCCTGCCCTACAACTTCAACCCCGCCAAGATCTTCATGGGCGACACGGGCGCGATGTTCCTGGGCTACATGCTGGCCTGCATCGCGGTCATCGGGCCCTTCAAGATGGCGACGACCGTCGCGGTGCTGGTGCCGCTCCTGGTGCTGGGCGTGCCGATCTTCGACACCGTGACGGGGATCATCCGGCGCCTGGCAGCGGGCAAGTCACCCATGGCCCCGGACCGCGGGCACATTCATCACCGCCTGATTGACCGCGGGCTGACCGTGCGGCAGGCGGTCCTGTTCATCTATCTCATGACAGCCATGCTCTGTCTGGCCGCACTGATCTTGTGGCGTTGGAGGGTTGGCGCGTAA
- the wecB gene encoding UDP-N-acetylglucosamine 2-epimerase (non-hydrolyzing) yields MSEPTVALVFGTRPEAIKLAPIYQELKRRNRPVQVIVTAQHRGLLDQMLAVFEMTADVDLNIMQEGQTLAQITSRALTGLQETFARLRPDIVMVQGDTTTVLGGALAAFYERIPVAHVEAGLRTQDKLSPFPEEINRRLTDVISDVYFAATRRARHNLLGEGVPPSAVYVTGNPVVDALRTVVERNPALPEQLGWIEALEGRLILVTAHRRENLGVPFSRICQALQEIVERHRDVTVVWPLHPNPLVTKSAHELLDGVERVVLTEPLDYLSFVPLMAHADLVITDSGGVQEEAPALGVPALVTRDTTERPEGIDAGVAKLVGTETDVIVAEADRVLSSPAEYTRMTEVGCPYGDGQAAARICDALDHFLGRRADRPADFDWPA; encoded by the coding sequence ATGTCCGAGCCGACGGTGGCCCTGGTCTTTGGGACCCGGCCCGAAGCAATCAAACTGGCGCCGATCTACCAGGAGCTCAAACGCCGCAACCGCCCGGTGCAGGTGATCGTCACGGCGCAGCATCGTGGCCTGCTGGACCAGATGCTTGCCGTCTTCGAGATGACTGCCGACGTGGACCTGAACATCATGCAGGAGGGCCAGACGCTGGCGCAGATCACCTCGCGCGCCCTGACCGGCCTGCAGGAGACCTTCGCCCGGCTGCGGCCCGACATCGTGATGGTCCAGGGGGACACCACCACGGTCCTCGGCGGAGCCCTGGCGGCTTTCTACGAGCGCATCCCCGTGGCCCATGTCGAGGCCGGGCTGCGCACCCAGGACAAGCTGTCGCCCTTCCCCGAGGAGATCAACCGCCGCCTGACGGACGTCATCAGCGACGTGTACTTCGCGGCCACGCGGCGCGCCCGGCACAACCTGCTGGGGGAGGGCGTCCCGCCGTCAGCGGTCTATGTGACCGGCAACCCGGTGGTGGATGCCCTGCGCACGGTCGTGGAGCGCAACCCGGCCCTGCCCGAGCAACTGGGCTGGATCGAGGCGCTCGAGGGGCGCCTGATCCTGGTGACGGCCCACCGTCGTGAGAACCTTGGCGTGCCCTTCAGCCGCATCTGTCAGGCCCTCCAGGAGATTGTGGAGCGCCACCGGGACGTCACGGTCGTCTGGCCGCTGCATCCCAACCCGCTGGTCACCAAGTCTGCCCACGAGCTGCTTGACGGCGTCGAGCGCGTCGTGCTGACTGAGCCGCTGGACTACCTGTCTTTCGTGCCGCTGATGGCCCATGCCGACCTGGTCATCACCGACTCCGGCGGTGTGCAGGAGGAGGCGCCGGCGCTCGGGGTGCCCGCGCTGGTGACCCGCGACACGACCGAGCGGCCCGAGGGCATTGACGCCGGCGTGGCGAAGCTGGTCGGCACCGAGACCGATGTCATCGTGGCCGAGGCCGACCGGGTGCTGAGTAGCCCGGCCGAGTACACGCGCATGACCGAAGTGGGCTGTCCCTATGGTGACGGCCAGGCGGCCGCGCGCATCTGTGACGCTCTGGACCACTTCCTGGGCCGCCGCGCCGACCGGCCCGCTGACTTTGATTGGCCCGCGTAG
- a CDS encoding undecaprenyl-diphosphate phosphatase, whose protein sequence is MTPLAALILGIVQGLTEFLPVSSSAHLALIHWAFGWTSTPAEDLMFDVAVHFGTLVAILAYFGRDWVRFLQRRDRMVAYVVVGCLPGAVAGAVLEDKAATIFRDPLQIAALLAAMGLVLAAGERWGRRERPLEQMGWADTLWVGMLQALAIMPGVSRAGITMTTGLFRGLTREAAARFSFLLATPILLGATLWSARHVVSGEAPVDGLVFGIGWLAAAVTGFACIHWLLRFLQRHSFMPFVIYRLVVAAAVLVWVFVRGA, encoded by the coding sequence TTGACGCCCTTGGCCGCGCTCATTCTGGGAATCGTGCAGGGCCTGACGGAGTTCCTGCCGGTCAGTAGCTCGGCGCACTTGGCCCTGATTCACTGGGCCTTCGGGTGGACCAGCACGCCGGCCGAAGACCTGATGTTCGATGTGGCCGTGCACTTTGGCACGCTGGTCGCCATTCTCGCCTACTTCGGGCGCGACTGGGTGCGCTTCCTGCAGCGGCGCGACCGGATGGTCGCCTATGTCGTCGTGGGCTGCCTGCCCGGCGCAGTCGCCGGCGCCGTGCTGGAGGACAAGGCGGCTACGATCTTCCGCGACCCGCTCCAGATCGCGGCGTTGCTGGCGGCCATGGGGCTCGTACTGGCGGCGGGGGAGCGATGGGGCCGGCGAGAGCGTCCGCTCGAGCAGATGGGCTGGGCGGACACGCTGTGGGTTGGTATGTTGCAGGCCCTGGCGATCATGCCGGGCGTGTCGCGGGCCGGCATCACCATGACGACGGGCCTGTTCCGCGGCCTGACGCGCGAAGCGGCGGCGCGGTTCTCATTCCTGCTGGCGACGCCGATCCTGCTGGGCGCCACGCTGTGGAGCGCTCGGCATGTCGTGTCGGGCGAGGCGCCGGTGGACGGCCTGGTCTTCGGCATCGGGTGGCTGGCCGCGGCGGTCACCGGGTTCGCCTGCATTCACTGGCTGCTGCGCTTCCTGCAGCGCCATAGTTTCATGCCGTTTGTGATCTACCGGCTCGTAGTCGCCGCGGCGGTGCTGGTCTGGGTGTTCGTCCGCGGCGCCTGA
- a CDS encoding sodium-translocating pyrophosphatase: MPTTLPFGSFENFSIYAVLVCGLIGLIYALYLRKQTLGMDQGTDKMRQIAAQIQEGAYAYLNRQFRTIALVIVLLFFALLLSAWGNWSIAIGRAIAFVLGCFASGFTGYMGMTLAVQGNVRCAAAARTSLADSMRVAFRSGAVAGMFTVTMGLVGAVLIFWYYKEAATEVLLGFGFGGSLLALFMRVGGGIYTKAADVGADLVGKVEAGIPEDDPRNAAVIADQVGDNVGDCAGMAADIFESYEVTLVASMILALAHTDKKVALTWIIFPLLIRGIGVITSMIGISMVKSRTDDEHPMKPITRGFVWSAILSAIGFFIIAKFYVGANDPENWTKLFLATISGLVLALAMYKLTEYFTSTQFGPVKSVARSAQTGSATTILTGFAEGLESSVYAVLVICAAVFFSILVFGREASAIEILYGVSLCGLGMLTTTGVIISMDTYGPVADNAQGITEMSGAEGGPNVEILDAVGNTTKAATKGIAIASAVIAAISLYGSYLSKVAAGIAGGHAGEGISEAALREYWIQVDKPAVFIGLLIGGAMPFLFSAMTIRAVSRAAFYIINEVRRQFHEIPGLMEGKEGVMPESGKVVDICTGSAIRELIAPGILSVLAPIIVGCWLGWEGLGGFLAGIIVTGQLMAVLMCNAGGAWDNAKKSIEDGLYGGKGSEAHKAAVVGDTVGDPFKDTAGPALNPLIKVMNMVGLLVAPVIVKYSSGIKNVNPTPGLAIAGVVLAIIVAIALMMSKKESAESLAVQQRLADAEGKSDVA; this comes from the coding sequence ATGCCAACGACGTTGCCGTTCGGATCGTTCGAGAACTTCTCGATCTATGCGGTCCTGGTCTGCGGCCTGATCGGTCTGATCTACGCGCTGTACTTGCGCAAACAGACCCTCGGCATGGACCAGGGGACGGACAAGATGCGGCAGATCGCCGCACAGATCCAGGAGGGCGCTTACGCCTACCTGAATCGGCAGTTCAGGACGATTGCCCTCGTGATCGTCCTGCTGTTCTTCGCGCTGCTGCTGAGCGCGTGGGGCAACTGGAGCATCGCCATCGGGCGTGCCATTGCCTTCGTGCTGGGCTGCTTCGCCTCCGGTTTCACCGGCTACATGGGGATGACGCTGGCGGTGCAGGGCAATGTGCGCTGCGCCGCGGCGGCGCGCACGAGCCTCGCCGACTCGATGCGGGTGGCTTTCCGCTCGGGCGCGGTCGCGGGGATGTTCACCGTGACGATGGGTCTCGTGGGTGCAGTCCTCATCTTCTGGTATTACAAGGAAGCCGCGACGGAAGTCTTGCTGGGCTTCGGCTTCGGCGGCAGCCTGCTGGCCCTGTTCATGCGGGTCGGTGGCGGCATCTACACCAAGGCCGCTGACGTGGGCGCGGACCTGGTGGGCAAGGTCGAGGCGGGCATTCCCGAGGACGACCCGCGCAACGCTGCCGTCATCGCCGACCAGGTCGGCGACAACGTCGGTGACTGCGCCGGGATGGCTGCCGACATCTTCGAGTCCTATGAGGTCACACTGGTGGCCAGCATGATCCTGGCGCTGGCCCACACCGACAAGAAGGTGGCCCTCACCTGGATCATCTTCCCGCTGCTCATCCGTGGCATCGGTGTCATCACCTCGATGATCGGCATCTCGATGGTCAAGTCCCGCACCGATGATGAGCACCCGATGAAGCCGATCACTCGCGGCTTCGTCTGGTCGGCCATCCTCTCGGCCATCGGCTTCTTCATCATCGCGAAGTTCTATGTGGGCGCCAACGACCCCGAGAACTGGACCAAGCTGTTCCTGGCCACGATCTCCGGTCTGGTACTGGCCCTGGCCATGTACAAGCTCACCGAGTACTTCACGTCCACGCAGTTCGGTCCCGTCAAGTCCGTCGCCCGGTCCGCACAGACGGGTAGCGCGACCACGATCCTGACCGGCTTCGCCGAGGGTCTGGAGAGCTCCGTGTACGCCGTGCTCGTGATCTGTGCGGCGGTCTTCTTCTCGATCCTCGTCTTCGGCCGTGAAGCCAGCGCCATTGAGATCCTCTACGGCGTGTCGCTGTGCGGTCTGGGGATGCTGACCACCACCGGTGTCATCATCTCGATGGACACCTACGGCCCGGTCGCCGACAACGCCCAGGGCATCACCGAGATGTCCGGCGCCGAGGGCGGCCCCAACGTGGAGATCCTGGACGCCGTCGGCAACACCACCAAGGCGGCCACCAAGGGCATTGCCATCGCCTCCGCCGTCATCGCGGCCATCTCGCTGTACGGCTCGTACCTGTCGAAGGTCGCCGCGGGCATCGCGGGCGGCCACGCCGGTGAGGGCATCAGCGAAGCGGCCCTGCGCGAGTACTGGATCCAGGTGGACAAGCCGGCCGTGTTCATCGGCCTGCTCATCGGCGGCGCCATGCCGTTCCTGTTCTCCGCCATGACGATCCGTGCCGTCAGCCGCGCCGCCTTCTACATCATCAACGAAGTGCGCCGGCAGTTCCACGAGATCCCCGGCCTGATGGAAGGCAAAGAGGGCGTCATGCCCGAGTCCGGCAAGGTCGTGGACATCTGCACCGGCTCGGCCATCCGCGAGCTGATCGCTCCGGGGATCCTGTCCGTCCTGGCCCCGATCATCGTCGGTTGCTGGCTCGGCTGGGAAGGCCTGGGTGGCTTCCTGGCCGGCATCATCGTCACCGGGCAGCTCATGGCGGTGCTCATGTGCAACGCGGGCGGCGCCTGGGACAATGCCAAGAAGTCCATCGAGGACGGCCTGTATGGCGGTAAGGGCTCTGAGGCCCACAAGGCCGCTGTCGTCGGCGACACCGTCGGCGACCCCTTCAAGGACACCGCCGGTCCGGCCCTCAACCCGCTCATCAAGGTCATGAACATGGTGGGTCTGCTGGTTGCGCCGGTCATCGTCAAGTACTCCTCCGGCATCAAGAACGTGAACCCCACGCCTGGTCTGGCCATTGCCGGTGTCGTGCTGGC